One Dictyoglomus turgidum DSM 6724 DNA window includes the following coding sequences:
- a CDS encoding MurR/RpiR family transcriptional regulator, which yields MDNSILEKIKEQKESFRDSEEKVANYILARWQEVLHLPITELAERIGVSEATIVRMCKKLGLRGFQELKIALATEKIQPIKTVHQAVQEGDDLETILKKVFSANIRAMESTLNVISVKEIERAIDAILNARQLQIYGVGGSGPVALDAQHKFMKTGIPTVAYIDSHMMAMSASILEPQDVVIGISASGSSKDIFEALELAKNRGATTIGITHYAKTPLDRVLDIKLSVSSEETFYRTESTSARIAQLSIIDTLYIGVALKRLDKMIENLKLTREAIVPKRF from the coding sequence ATGGATAATAGTATTCTTGAGAAGATAAAGGAACAAAAAGAGAGCTTTAGAGATTCGGAAGAAAAAGTAGCAAATTATATTTTAGCTCGTTGGCAGGAAGTTCTTCATCTTCCAATCACAGAACTTGCCGAAAGAATAGGAGTAAGTGAAGCAACTATAGTGAGAATGTGCAAAAAACTTGGGCTTAGAGGTTTTCAAGAATTAAAGATTGCTCTTGCAACGGAGAAAATTCAACCTATTAAGACTGTACATCAAGCAGTACAAGAGGGAGACGATTTGGAAACAATTCTTAAAAAAGTTTTCTCGGCGAATATAAGGGCAATGGAGTCTACGTTAAATGTCATTTCTGTAAAAGAAATCGAAAGAGCAATTGATGCTATTTTGAATGCAAGACAACTTCAGATATATGGAGTTGGAGGATCGGGACCTGTAGCCCTTGATGCTCAGCATAAATTTATGAAAACTGGAATTCCTACCGTGGCTTATATAGATAGCCATATGATGGCAATGTCTGCAAGTATCCTTGAACCTCAGGATGTGGTTATAGGGATATCGGCATCAGGAAGTAGTAAAGATATTTTTGAGGCTTTGGAACTTGCCAAAAATAGAGGTGCTACTACAATTGGAATTACTCATTATGCGAAAACCCCTCTTGATAGGGTTCTTGACATAAAGCTCTCGGTTTCTTCTGAAGAAACCTTTTATAGAACGGAGAGTACTTCTGCAAGGATAGCTCAACTTTCTATTATAGATACTTTGTATATAGGCGTAGCCTTAAAAAGATTAGACAAAATGATTGAAAACCTGAAGTTGACAAGGGAAGCAATTGTTCCTAAAAGATTTTAA